GGGCGCTGACGGCCGACACCCACTTCGAACCGCACCGCCATGCCTGGGGCCAGCTCGCCTACTGCGGAACCGGCATCGTGCAGGTGTTCGCCGCGCCCGACGACCCGATGCTGCAGGCCGTGAGCTACATCGTGCCGCCCTCGCGCGCGGTGTGGATCCCGCCCGGGATGCGGCATGCCGTCACCGTGCTCGAAACGGCCGAGCTGCGCACGCTCTACGTGCACGCCGATGCCGCGCCGCCGGGTTGGGACGGCAGCCGCATGATCGTGGTCTCGCCTTTGCTGCGCGAGCTGGTCCAGGCCATGGACGCGGACACACGCCGCGCCGCCGAACCGTCGCGCGACCAGTTGCTGATCCGGCTGGTGCTCGACGAACTCGCGCACGCCGACACCCAGACCCTGGGCGTGCCATTGCCCCGCGACAAACGCCTGCGCGCCTTGTGCGAAGCCGTGCTCAATGCCCCCGGCGAGCGCGCCACGCTGGCCGAATGGGCAGCCAACACCGGTGCGAGCGAGCGCACCGTGGCGCGGCTGTTTCGCGAGGAACTGGGCACGACCTACCAGCAATGGCGCCAGCAGGCGGTGCTCGCGCATGCCCTGCCGCTGCTGGCGCGTGGCACACCGATTGCGCAGGTGGCGGCGGCCACCGGATATGCGAGCGACAGTGCCTTCAGCGCGATGTTCAAAGCGGCCATGGGCCACCCGCCCACCCGCTGGGGCGCGCACGCCCACTGACTCGGTGACGCCAATGTGGTTATCAAACACTTGTCATATTTGACAGGCACCCTACGACGGAATTCGGACCAGAATTCGCACCTGTATTTCAGGGGAGAACAACATGGACGACAACCTCCGCCGCTACGCCAAGACGCCCCGCGCCTGGCAGGCCATTGCGCGACGTGACTTCGTGGGCCGAGAGGCCCACACGCTGCTGCTCATGGCCAACGGCAAACGCACCGACCAGGAAATTGCCCGCCTGCTGGGCGCCGACGTCACACCGCTGCTGCAAGACCTGGAGCAGCAGGGTTATCTGCAATACGCTGCCATCCTCGTGCCGGAAACGGACGACGACGACGACGAGCGGGAAGGGATCTGAAGCCAGGCGCTCCCAAGGCCAGCCCCTCGCTCCTCACTCCAGCCGCGCACGCCATACACCGCGCAAGCGGGTGCCTGCGAAAGGGCTGGCAATGGCCGTGCCGCCGGTAGCCACGATGCTCTCCACACGCCAAGTGCCAGGCGTCTCGTTCCGGTTCAGCGCGGCAGTCACATCGGAACTCTGCCCCACGGGGTCGAGTTCGATCTCCAAGCGCGCGTCTCCCGTCTCCGCCTCAAAGCTCAGTTGCACCATCCGCACGGCGGTGAGTTCGGCGCTTTCGATCGTGTCGTAGAGGCGATTCCAGTCCCGCTGCATCAAGCGCCAGGCCGACCGTTCGCTCGCCTCGCGCAGGTTGACGG
The sequence above is a segment of the Hydrogenophaga sp. BPS33 genome. Coding sequences within it:
- a CDS encoding AraC family transcriptional regulator, which translates into the protein MSHFIAKTRQHRRKLAEPMGDTDPYVPDGDRPVRVRARALTADTHFEPHRHAWGQLAYCGTGIVQVFAAPDDPMLQAVSYIVPPSRAVWIPPGMRHAVTVLETAELRTLYVHADAAPPGWDGSRMIVVSPLLRELVQAMDADTRRAAEPSRDQLLIRLVLDELAHADTQTLGVPLPRDKRLRALCEAVLNAPGERATLAEWAANTGASERTVARLFREELGTTYQQWRQQAVLAHALPLLARGTPIAQVAAATGYASDSAFSAMFKAAMGHPPTRWGAHAH